The sequence GTGTGCCCTTCCACGCCCTCCCAGCCGGCGACGGCACGGCCCCGCTTGTCGAGGAGGATGGTGGTGGGCAGCGCGCGGATGGGGCCGAAGGCCGTATGGCCGTCGCGCAGGGCGTCGTTGGCCACCAGCACCGGGTAGCGGAGCGCGAAGTGGTCCGCGAAGGGCTGGAGCACCTTCTCGCCCTCCAGGTCCATGCCCACGGACACCACCTGGAAGCCCTTCGCGCCGTAGTCGCGCTGCAGGGCCTCCAGCGTGGGCATCTCCGCGAGGCACGGGAAGCACCATGTCGCGAAGAAGGAGACGAGCACCACCTTGCCGCTCAGGCCGCGCGCGTCGTGCCGCGTGGGGCCCACCGACGGCAGGGCCAGCGCGTAGAGGAAGGCGGGCCCCGCGTCCACCGGCCTCGTGCCCCGGCCGCAGCCGGCCAGGGCCAGCACGAGCAGCGCCGCGCACAGCCGCACTCGGGCGGCCGGCCTCATGCCGCCGTCGTCGGCGCGACGCCCGTGGCGCGCTGGCAGTCCTTGCACAGGCCGTACAATTCCATCTTGTGCGACGTCACCTTGAA comes from Pyxidicoccus parkwaysis and encodes:
- a CDS encoding TlpA family protein disulfide reductase — translated: MRPAARVRLCAALLVLALAGCGRGTRPVDAGPAFLYALALPSVGPTRHDARGLSGKVVLVSFFATWCFPCLAEMPTLEALQRDYGAKGFQVVSVGMDLEGEKVLQPFADHFALRYPVLVANDALRDGHTAFGPIRALPTTILLDKRGRAVAGWEGVEGHTDVAKAIEKLLAEP